One genomic region from Amycolatopsis sp. FBCC-B4732 encodes:
- a CDS encoding GNAT family N-acetyltransferase, protein MIDHARDAVRSGVHGEFGGLIPVRPATGALVVCCAATGSTWTFTTSSSPTAAATACTPLFEVAALRKAASLWSGASPNARTSTSPSSTAPSDGLALVAYPPAAGTLAGRIGLQLDGAEVGTVTASPCAGCRTATLDYVHVAADYRRLGFGRTLVAAAVARAPSYKWTTSLPDRPVAQSFRGPGSRCAGPVSYVPTPVQLTSRSDYQRSKGESVVEELLQEVWQLRRQELVATGRERRG, encoded by the coding sequence ATGATCGACCATGCCCGCGACGCGGTCCGCTCAGGGGTGCACGGCGAGTTCGGCGGGCTGATTCCCGTCCGGCCGGCAACCGGCGCACTCGTCGTCTGCTGCGCGGCCACCGGCTCGACCTGGACCTTTACGACAAGCTCAAGCCCTACAGCCGCTGCTACCGCCTGCACGCCGCTCTTCGAAGTTGCCGCGCTCAGGAAGGCTGCGAGCCTGTGGTCCGGCGCCTCGCCGAATGCGCGCACCTCGACGTCACCGTCCAGCACGGCCCCGAGCGACGGGCTCGCCCTGGTCGCCTACCCACCGGCCGCGGGAACGCTTGCCGGCCGGATCGGACTCCAGCTCGACGGCGCTGAAGTCGGCACTGTCACCGCGAGCCCGTGCGCCGGCTGTCGAACGGCCACCCTCGACTACGTCCACGTCGCCGCCGACTACCGGCGTCTCGGCTTTGGCCGCACGCTCGTGGCGGCTGCGGTAGCGCGGGCGCCGTCCTACAAGTGGACGACGTCGCTGCCGGACAGGCCGGTGGCGCAGTCGTTCCGTGGCCCCGGATCGCGATGCGCCGGCCCGGTCAGCTACGTGCCCACGCCGGTGCAGTTGACGTCACGCAGTGATTACCAGCGGAGCAAGGGGGAGTCGGTCGTCGAGGAGCTCCTGCAGGAGGTGTGGCAGCTCAGGCGGCAGGAGCTTGTCGCAACAGGTCGAGAGCGCCGCGGCTGA
- a CDS encoding pentapeptide repeat-containing protein, with translation MNVMSGGKISDWRRCVLVPDGSDDQCRGAQIDGYDRCFTHLASTEIIHFLETLNLGSTLDLRGTIIDLTTSDQLNQTLRSLAQSATEIAIDATEATFTGSADFSGLTLREATFIRSKFSSDASFVNTAFTGDSTFSGVDFGATADFTRATFSDTGIFTGATFRESTEFAGARFARIVNFSRANFVLSERLGPLIACKIDLSGTQSGVAILIEAETGELSCRRARFSGGVELRVRHGLVDLSETFLGAASSVATSARKFTFTGYLSDPGVMWSPSATEEQIEEWHTRTNAKDHRPILTSLKGTDVSELALTDVNLQWCRFAGAHHLDKVRIEGDSEFSRPPKSLWRSSRQVLFEEHPWRASRHPYYKWLHFAPFDNRLDYTEKVGADRLAALYRSLRKALEDGKNEAGAGDFYYGEQEARRGAGGTSTIERILLWSYWLVAGYGQRASRTFAALIVLITISSVLLITCGLATPGPTTQSSTFSYRTSNGDQQTVTSTTDVAPQLQRYTARWTHTRIDASIRTSLGAVVFRDASQKLTTPGVWTVMAARFIGPILLALAALAVRARVKR, from the coding sequence GTGAATGTGATGTCTGGTGGCAAAATCAGCGACTGGCGCCGTTGCGTGTTAGTTCCCGACGGTTCGGACGACCAGTGTCGTGGAGCGCAGATTGACGGCTACGACCGATGCTTTACTCATCTCGCATCAACGGAGATCATCCACTTCTTGGAAACTTTGAACCTGGGATCAACCCTAGACCTACGAGGCACAATCATTGACTTGACTACATCAGACCAACTCAACCAAACGTTACGCTCTTTGGCACAATCAGCCACCGAAATTGCTATCGATGCCACTGAAGCAACCTTTACTGGTAGTGCAGATTTTAGCGGATTGACTTTGCGTGAAGCTACATTCATCCGCTCAAAATTCTCAAGTGACGCCAGTTTCGTCAATACGGCTTTCACAGGGGATTCCACCTTCAGTGGAGTGGATTTTGGTGCAACTGCCGACTTTACCCGTGCCACCTTTAGTGACACCGGAATCTTCACAGGTGCAACTTTTCGTGAATCAACAGAATTCGCCGGAGCAAGATTCGCTCGTATTGTCAATTTTTCTCGCGCAAACTTTGTACTCTCCGAGAGATTAGGTCCTTTGATTGCTTGCAAGATTGATCTAAGCGGAACACAGTCAGGAGTCGCGATCCTCATCGAGGCAGAGACCGGCGAACTATCTTGCCGAAGGGCTCGTTTTTCTGGCGGAGTGGAGCTCAGAGTTCGCCATGGTCTCGTTGATCTATCTGAAACATTCCTTGGTGCAGCATCATCGGTTGCAACCTCGGCGAGGAAGTTTACGTTTACTGGCTACCTGAGCGATCCTGGCGTGATGTGGTCCCCGTCCGCCACAGAAGAACAAATCGAAGAATGGCACACACGCACAAATGCAAAGGATCACCGCCCGATATTAACATCACTGAAAGGAACCGACGTATCGGAATTAGCCCTGACTGATGTCAATTTGCAGTGGTGCAGGTTTGCCGGAGCTCACCACCTGGACAAGGTGCGCATCGAGGGCGACAGCGAATTCTCAAGGCCCCCGAAAAGTTTATGGCGAAGCTCTCGTCAGGTTTTATTCGAGGAGCATCCTTGGCGCGCTAGTCGTCACCCATATTATAAATGGCTCCACTTTGCACCTTTCGACAACCGCCTGGACTATACGGAGAAGGTCGGAGCAGATCGACTGGCAGCCTTGTACCGATCTCTTCGAAAAGCACTTGAGGACGGCAAGAATGAAGCTGGCGCAGGCGACTTCTACTACGGCGAACAGGAAGCACGGCGCGGCGCCGGTGGAACTTCGACAATTGAGCGAATTCTTTTATGGTCATACTGGTTAGTCGCAGGGTACGGACAGCGCGCGTCGCGCACCTTTGCCGCACTTATTGTGTTAATCACAATTTCCTCAGTTCTTCTAATCACATGCGGCCTCGCCACTCCAGGACCCACGACGCAATCATCGACATTCAGCTATAGAACATCGAACGGCGACCAGCAGACGGTCACGAGCACCACCGATGTCGCGCCACAATTACAGCGATACACAGCCAGGTGGACTCACACACGAATCGACGCTTCCATACGCACTTCGCTAGGAGCGGTAGTATTTCGGGATGCCAGCCAGAAACTGACAACTCCCGGCGTCTGGACCGTAATGGCAGCTCGGTTCATCGGCCCAATATTGCTGGCATTAGCAGCTCTCGCCGTCCGCGCCCGAGTCAAAAGATGA
- a CDS encoding NUDIX hydrolase, which translates to MTVASEPALRVGARVLLLNSADEVLLIHARDPDNPGHHWWELPGGGQDPDEELEDTARREIAEETGLVIDQIGRKLWTRESRFTYRGRDHHRLDHVYLARTDDTAPRTALRHTANERAGLIEHRWWSAAALSTCCDKLLPPELPHLLQELLDDRLPLAPLVITA; encoded by the coding sequence ATGACCGTTGCCAGCGAACCGGCCCTGAGGGTCGGCGCCCGCGTCCTGCTCCTCAACTCCGCCGACGAGGTCCTGCTCATCCACGCCCGCGATCCGGACAACCCCGGCCACCACTGGTGGGAACTCCCCGGCGGCGGCCAAGACCCGGACGAGGAGCTCGAGGACACCGCGCGACGCGAGATCGCCGAGGAAACCGGACTCGTCATCGACCAGATCGGCCGCAAGCTCTGGACCCGCGAAAGCCGCTTCACCTACCGCGGCCGCGACCACCACCGCCTCGACCACGTCTACCTCGCCCGCACGGACGACACCGCACCGCGCACCGCCCTCCGGCACACCGCCAACGAACGCGCCGGCCTCATCGAGCACCGCTGGTGGTCAGCCGCGGCGCTCTCGACCTGTTGCGACAAGCTCCTGCCGCCTGAGCTGCCACACCTCCTGCAGGAGCTCCTCGACGACCGACTCCCCCTTGCTCCGCTGGTAATCACTGCGTGA